In Petrotoga miotherma DSM 10691, the following proteins share a genomic window:
- a CDS encoding extracellular solute-binding protein: MRKLVGIVLLSVLSFTMIFAQSGQVEIFSWWTGGGEEEALLATLEDFNELYPDIEVINATVAGGAGTNAKAVLKTRMLGGNPPDTFQVHAGWELTDTYVIPGLMEPLTDYLKAWGVYDKFPEGLIDIVSYQGEVYSIPLTVHRSNVVFYNKKLFNEIGLTKEPETWNEFINALEKVKAAGYTPLALGDKNKWPAGQLVENLMVAEFGAKNYNALFNGELSFNDERLDSSLEKMVQLMDYVNVDHAALAWQDAARLLYEDKAVFNLMGDWAEGYFKTLGWTPGEDFGWFELPGTQAVFVLVSDTFGLPKNAPHRENALIFLEYLASTRAQSVFNPIKGSIPARIDADPGNDPYLIETAEDFRTLIISPSIVHGSAAPEAFVTSFNDAVNNLVTTKNVNQAKQMILWAAEDVNLLTD; this comes from the coding sequence ATGAGAAAGTTAGTAGGTATAGTACTTCTAAGTGTATTAAGCTTCACCATGATTTTTGCCCAAAGTGGGCAGGTAGAGATATTCAGTTGGTGGACTGGTGGAGGAGAAGAAGAAGCGCTTTTAGCAACCCTTGAAGATTTTAATGAATTATATCCAGATATTGAAGTAATCAACGCAACGGTTGCCGGAGGTGCTGGGACAAACGCCAAAGCAGTATTAAAAACAAGAATGCTTGGTGGAAACCCACCCGATACATTCCAAGTACACGCTGGTTGGGAATTAACAGATACATACGTAATACCAGGACTCATGGAACCTTTAACAGACTATCTAAAAGCGTGGGGAGTATACGACAAATTTCCAGAAGGTCTAATAGATATAGTAAGTTATCAAGGTGAAGTTTATTCCATTCCTCTGACGGTCCATAGAAGCAACGTTGTGTTCTACAACAAGAAGTTATTTAACGAAATAGGTTTGACTAAAGAACCCGAGACATGGAATGAATTCATAAACGCATTAGAAAAAGTAAAAGCCGCTGGTTACACTCCACTTGCTTTAGGAGATAAAAACAAATGGCCTGCAGGCCAACTTGTTGAGAATCTTATGGTAGCTGAATTTGGAGCTAAAAATTACAACGCCTTATTTAACGGCGAACTATCGTTCAACGATGAAAGGCTTGACAGTTCTTTAGAAAAAATGGTACAACTTATGGATTACGTTAACGTAGATCATGCAGCTTTAGCATGGCAAGATGCTGCAAGATTGTTATATGAAGACAAAGCCGTTTTCAATTTAATGGGTGACTGGGCAGAAGGATACTTCAAAACCTTAGGTTGGACGCCAGGAGAAGACTTTGGATGGTTCGAGTTACCTGGCACACAAGCTGTGTTCGTATTAGTATCCGATACCTTCGGGTTACCAAAGAATGCCCCACATAGAGAAAATGCACTCATCTTTTTGGAATACTTGGCTTCTACAAGGGCTCAATCAGTGTTTAATCCAATTAAAGGTTCTATCCCAGCAAGAATTGACGCAGATCCAGGAAACGATCCATACTTGATAGAAACAGCAGAGGATTTCAGAACCCTCATCATTTCACCATCTATCGTTCACGGTTCTGCAGCACCTGAAGCGTTCGTCACGTCATTCAACGATGCCGTTAACAACTTAGTAACTACTAAAAACGTTAACCAAGCAAAACAAATGATATTATGGGCTGCTGAAGATGTAAATCTACTCACAGATTAA
- a CDS encoding ROK family transcriptional regulator, whose amino-acid sequence MANKTYNIELVKERNRTVVLELLNSKGTSTRSEISDITGLTNATITNIVNELISKDLVEEVGTIDGKLGRKRKLIKIKEDAFYVIGIEFGVNIVRAGIFNFKGKKIKSIEKEINSYGRPTDVLKNLILIIDELINNTKVDFNKIKGIGIAMPGLIDSQKRILRSVHPFPLLKDYPLVEQLEEHYEKTIWLENDANGAVLGEKWFGHGKKFNNYVFIVGDSGIGAGIVINGKLYSGTFNSAGEIGHTVITGDLMPLESFGGLSRLADEFNLPLEIILNESKKSEEIKKTLDDINKFLALGIVNLVNTVDPEAVIVGGRILKTGYSVIREIKRIVAQYTFSDEIPQILVASKKEDAILSGAASIAIEHIVSSPYQFLLNNDKNISYNNFK is encoded by the coding sequence ATGGCAAATAAAACATATAATATTGAATTAGTTAAAGAACGTAACAGAACAGTAGTTTTAGAATTATTGAACTCGAAAGGAACGAGCACAAGATCAGAAATATCAGATATAACAGGTCTAACAAACGCCACTATAACAAATATTGTGAATGAATTAATCTCCAAGGATTTAGTAGAAGAAGTCGGTACCATCGATGGCAAATTAGGTAGAAAGAGAAAACTGATAAAAATCAAAGAAGACGCTTTTTATGTTATAGGTATTGAATTTGGGGTAAACATAGTACGTGCAGGAATATTTAATTTTAAGGGCAAAAAAATTAAGAGTATTGAAAAAGAAATAAATTCATATGGAAGACCGACTGATGTTTTAAAAAACCTAATTTTAATAATTGACGAATTGATCAATAACACAAAAGTCGACTTCAATAAAATTAAGGGTATTGGTATCGCTATGCCTGGATTGATAGATAGTCAAAAAAGAATTTTACGATCAGTTCATCCTTTTCCCTTACTCAAAGATTACCCACTTGTGGAACAGCTAGAAGAACACTATGAAAAAACAATTTGGCTAGAAAATGATGCAAATGGTGCTGTTTTAGGTGAAAAGTGGTTTGGACATGGGAAAAAATTTAACAATTATGTATTTATTGTGGGAGATTCTGGAATTGGAGCAGGAATTGTTATAAATGGGAAGTTATATTCGGGTACTTTTAACTCCGCTGGTGAAATAGGTCATACAGTCATAACTGGAGATTTAATGCCTTTGGAAAGTTTCGGAGGTTTATCAAGGTTGGCAGATGAATTTAACTTACCTTTAGAGATAATTCTAAACGAATCAAAAAAGTCTGAAGAAATTAAAAAAACTTTGGATGATATCAACAAATTTTTAGCCTTAGGAATAGTGAACCTTGTAAATACAGTCGATCCGGAAGCGGTAATTGTAGGTGGAAGAATTTTAAAAACGGGATATTCAGTTATTAGAGAAATAAAAAGAATAGTTGCTCAATACACCTTTTCGGATGAAATCCCACAAATTTTAGTTGCTTCAAAGAAAGAAGATGCTATTTTGTCAGGTGCAGCCTCAATTGCTATCGAACATATCGTATCTTCTCCCTATCAGTTTTTGCTAAACAATGACAAAAACATATCTTATAACAATTTCAAATAA
- a CDS encoding sensor histidine kinase: MKNANSFDFNIFDSLEDAVLQLENKTNILNVNETAKAWGFVKHKELLNTISFNEIDQLAKHILNNEDFEIETNIYFFEGYSKFCKLTFKKEYQLLILQDKTEFELLKKVKEDFITSVSHELRTPLTIAKGNTQILKDFMKDNQFTKQVTKIEESLDRIENIISQLTLLSKAEFGEYELKKELINPTTLYNEIVKDLYEKIQEKSVKLHFNCQIQSIKSDKFVLYTIFRNLLSNAIKYSYDNSDIYINFLSEQLIIKDEGIGIREEEQKRIFERFYRGAEANNYAKGSGLGLAVVKYLCELANYKIEFESKWMVGTTFKVVFYR; the protein is encoded by the coding sequence ATGAAAAATGCTAACTCATTTGACTTTAACATATTCGATTCTTTGGAAGACGCAGTATTACAATTAGAAAATAAAACAAACATCCTTAATGTAAATGAGACTGCCAAAGCTTGGGGTTTTGTGAAACACAAAGAATTATTGAACACCATAAGTTTCAATGAAATCGATCAGCTTGCAAAGCATATATTGAATAATGAAGACTTTGAAATAGAAACAAATATATATTTCTTTGAAGGATACAGTAAATTTTGCAAGCTCACATTCAAAAAAGAATATCAACTTCTAATATTGCAAGACAAAACTGAATTTGAATTATTAAAAAAAGTGAAAGAAGATTTCATAACCTCAGTTTCCCATGAACTCAGAACCCCTCTCACCATTGCTAAAGGGAATACTCAAATACTCAAAGACTTCATGAAAGACAATCAATTTACCAAACAAGTTACTAAAATCGAAGAATCTCTCGACAGAATAGAAAATATTATTTCTCAATTAACCCTTCTTTCAAAAGCAGAATTTGGTGAATACGAATTAAAAAAAGAATTGATAAATCCAACTACTCTATACAACGAAATAGTGAAAGACCTTTATGAAAAAATACAAGAAAAATCCGTAAAGCTACACTTCAATTGTCAAATTCAATCTATAAAAAGTGACAAGTTTGTACTTTACACAATCTTTAGAAATTTGCTTTCCAATGCGATTAAATATTCTTACGATAATTCTGACATATACATTAATTTTCTCAGCGAACAACTCATAATAAAAGATGAAGGTATAGGTATAAGAGAAGAAGAACAAAAAAGAATTTTTGAAAGATTCTATCGTGGTGCTGAAGCAAATAATTATGCCAAAGGATCCGGTTTAGGCCTAGCGGTGGTTAAATATTTATGCGAATTAGCAAATTATAAAATTGAATTTGAATCAAAATGGATGGTTGGTACAACATTTAAAGTGGTTTTCTACAGGTAA
- a CDS encoding response regulator transcription factor, producing the protein MPKVLIVEDDEDIRDILKTYLRLEDLEIFEAGTLSQMRNVLNKESNIDIILLDLMLPDGDAVNELPKVRALNREIGIIIISAKNTDGEKILGIESGADDYITKPFNPREVTARVRALLKRIKKSENKMVFGPMEIYSNNYSVRYEGKNIELTSKEFEILDLLARNSEKVYTREEIIDKIWFGDEFITDRVIDVHISMIRSKIGKNWIKTIRNVGYKFNKNAYTVDNNGEK; encoded by the coding sequence ATGCCTAAGGTTCTTATTGTTGAAGATGATGAAGATATACGAGATATACTAAAAACTTATCTTCGATTAGAAGATTTAGAAATCTTTGAAGCCGGTACTTTATCTCAAATGAGGAACGTTTTGAATAAAGAATCAAACATTGACATAATCTTATTAGATTTGATGTTACCTGATGGAGACGCAGTTAATGAATTGCCAAAAGTTCGTGCATTGAATAGAGAAATAGGTATCATAATCATTTCTGCAAAAAATACAGATGGAGAAAAAATTTTAGGAATCGAATCAGGAGCAGACGATTATATTACTAAACCTTTCAATCCTAGAGAAGTTACAGCGAGGGTTAGAGCATTATTAAAAAGAATCAAAAAATCTGAAAATAAAATGGTTTTTGGACCCATGGAAATATATTCAAACAATTATTCAGTAAGATATGAAGGAAAAAATATTGAATTGACCTCAAAAGAGTTCGAAATACTCGATCTATTAGCTAGAAATTCAGAAAAAGTCTACACAAGAGAAGAAATTATAGATAAAATTTGGTTTGGAGACGAATTTATTACAGATAGGGTTATAGATGTACATATAAGCATGATCAGATCAAAAATAGGGAAAAATTGGATTAAAACTATTAGAAACGTAGGATACAAATTCAATAAAAACGCTTATACGGTAGATAACAACGGTGAGAAATAA
- the phoU gene encoding phosphate signaling complex protein PhoU yields MDYTHFEGEMTRLTSEISKLLTVVLRSFENSIKALEDKNLELAEKVLKADDQIDDLNRQIEESVYQIVARFRPLAKELRYAVTMIKFANNLERIGDLSCNIAEKTKIYAHIDLKDIVNTKEIKKMFGISLEMIKDSYKAFGERNIEEAVKIWKRDDEVDELENQLRQIAVKKLQDETFNKELVIPYVLLARDIERIADHATNLCEEIVYIETGKEIEDYL; encoded by the coding sequence ATGGACTACACACATTTTGAAGGGGAAATGACACGATTAACAAGTGAAATATCCAAGCTTTTAACCGTCGTTTTAAGATCCTTTGAAAATTCGATTAAAGCGTTAGAAGATAAAAACCTTGAATTAGCCGAAAAAGTCTTAAAAGCAGATGATCAAATAGATGATTTAAACCGCCAAATTGAAGAGTCAGTCTATCAAATCGTAGCGAGATTTCGTCCTTTAGCCAAAGAACTACGATACGCAGTAACAATGATAAAGTTCGCAAACAATCTTGAAAGAATAGGTGATCTTTCTTGCAATATTGCTGAAAAAACTAAAATCTATGCGCATATTGATCTAAAAGACATAGTAAATACTAAAGAAATAAAAAAGATGTTCGGTATATCCCTAGAGATGATAAAGGACTCATATAAAGCATTCGGAGAAAGAAACATTGAAGAAGCTGTGAAAATTTGGAAAAGAGATGATGAAGTGGACGAGCTAGAAAATCAACTTAGACAAATTGCTGTGAAAAAATTACAAGATGAAACTTTTAACAAAGAACTTGTTATTCCCTATGTATTATTGGCAAGAGACATTGAAAGAATCGCTGATCACGCCACAAATCTTTGTGAAGAAATAGTTTACATAGAAACAGGTAAGGAAATCGAAGACTATCTATAA
- the pstB gene encoding phosphate ABC transporter ATP-binding protein PstB: protein MNTEKEIAIEIKNFNGWYDQKQALKDINMEIKKKKVSAIIGPSGCGKSTLLRSINRINDEIPGYRTNGEIIFEDKNIYENNIDLSLLRKKIGMVFQKPIPFPMTIYENIAFGLKLHTTRNGRRMDAIVETALKRAALWDEVKDELDKPASSLSGGQQQRLCIARAIAIDPEIILLDEPTSALDPIATQKIENLVEHLSENYTIIIVTHNLAQAIRISDYMYFMFQGELIESGKTEDIIKSPKKQLTEDYLNGRIS from the coding sequence TTGAACACAGAAAAAGAAATTGCAATAGAAATTAAAAATTTTAATGGTTGGTACGATCAAAAACAAGCTTTAAAAGATATAAATATGGAAATTAAAAAAAAGAAAGTCAGCGCAATAATTGGTCCTTCAGGATGTGGGAAATCTACTTTGTTGAGAAGTATAAATAGAATCAACGATGAAATTCCTGGATATAGAACCAATGGCGAAATAATATTTGAGGACAAAAACATATATGAAAATAATATTGATTTATCGTTGTTGAGGAAAAAAATAGGAATGGTTTTTCAAAAACCAATACCTTTTCCTATGACTATTTATGAAAACATTGCATTTGGTTTAAAGTTGCACACAACAAGAAACGGAAGAAGAATGGATGCAATCGTTGAAACAGCTTTAAAAAGAGCTGCGCTATGGGATGAAGTAAAAGATGAACTTGACAAACCAGCGAGTTCACTTTCTGGGGGACAACAACAACGTTTGTGTATTGCTAGGGCCATCGCTATTGATCCTGAAATAATTCTATTAGACGAGCCTACATCCGCTCTAGATCCTATAGCTACACAAAAAATTGAAAATTTAGTAGAACATTTATCCGAAAATTATACTATAATTATTGTTACACATAACCTAGCCCAAGCTATTAGAATTTCAGATTATATGTATTTTATGTTTCAAGGAGAGCTCATAGAATCGGGAAAAACAGAAGACATTATAAAAAGCCCAAAAAAACAATTGACAGAAGATTATCTAAATGGTAGAATTAGCTAA
- the pstA gene encoding phosphate ABC transporter permease PstA, with product MEKLKQQTGIDSIISLIFRIISYIAFGIILSIIVIVIVDGARYFNPSFFIEYPSQGMTAGGIGPAILGSFLMIFFILLFSIPIGVLTGTFLSEYGSKSRLGRIIDISVTSLSGVPSVVYGLFGLALFSITLGFGTSLLSGSLTLSIMTLPVISSSVKEALASLPRELRESAYALGAKKTETIYKILFPAARNRIITAILIGAGRVIGETAPVLLTGAVFYSTQLPNSLLDPVMTLPTHIYFITMAYGESAQWMAKATSAFLIILILVIYSIAFKIRGGKQKS from the coding sequence TTGGAAAAGTTGAAACAGCAAACGGGAATAGATTCTATTATATCATTAATTTTTAGAATCATAAGTTATATTGCGTTTGGTATAATATTGTCAATAATTGTAATAGTTATAGTAGATGGTGCAAGATATTTTAATCCTTCTTTTTTCATAGAATACCCCAGTCAAGGAATGACAGCCGGTGGAATAGGACCGGCAATATTGGGAAGTTTTTTGATGATATTTTTCATTCTATTATTTTCCATTCCAATAGGAGTTCTCACTGGTACCTTCCTTTCAGAATATGGATCAAAATCAAGATTAGGAAGAATAATTGACATATCCGTTACCTCTTTATCTGGTGTTCCTTCTGTTGTCTACGGATTGTTTGGATTAGCTCTTTTTTCGATAACTCTAGGATTTGGAACATCTCTTCTAAGTGGAAGTTTAACTTTATCTATAATGACTTTACCTGTAATATCCTCATCAGTAAAAGAAGCCCTTGCTTCTCTACCAAGAGAGCTGAGAGAATCAGCCTATGCTTTAGGAGCAAAAAAAACGGAAACTATTTACAAAATACTCTTTCCAGCAGCAAGAAATAGAATAATAACCGCCATATTGATTGGTGCAGGAAGGGTTATTGGAGAAACCGCTCCTGTATTATTGACTGGTGCAGTTTTCTATTCAACTCAGTTACCAAATTCTTTACTTGATCCTGTTATGACTCTCCCAACTCATATATATTTTATAACCATGGCATATGGAGAAAGTGCGCAATGGATGGCAAAAGCAACATCCGCATTCTTAATAATACTTATTTTAGTGATATACTCGATAGCATTTAAAATAAGAGGAGGAAAACAAAAAAGTTGA
- a CDS encoding PstC family ABC transporter permease produces MITVVAMVGILALIGLFIFIIRDAIPALTEVGAEIFTSKYWYPTYDPPEYGMLAMIADSFILTGFASIIVIPIGYIIAFFLYDYATNTEQRIIKSAIDLLSGIPTVIIGSFLFIYISPILMNFGAWSTGNLLLAAIGLSILSLPYAASLMQEALSSVDISLKESALALGASRFTAGFRIVSKAALSGILNSIILTINRIIGETIVVLMVAGGAAIIPKSIWDPVRPLTAAIASEMGEVPIGSTHYSALFTAGLILLMISFILTMISRRVTRSWKS; encoded by the coding sequence ATAATCACAGTTGTCGCAATGGTGGGAATTTTGGCATTAATCGGTCTATTCATTTTTATCATCAGAGACGCTATTCCAGCCCTGACAGAAGTTGGGGCTGAAATTTTTACAAGTAAGTATTGGTATCCAACATATGATCCACCAGAATATGGCATGTTAGCTATGATAGCGGATTCTTTTATATTAACTGGCTTCGCTTCTATTATAGTTATACCCATAGGGTATATAATTGCATTTTTCTTGTATGATTATGCCACAAACACAGAACAAAGAATTATAAAATCAGCGATAGATTTGCTATCCGGAATCCCAACTGTTATAATAGGATCATTCTTATTCATTTATATTTCACCTATCCTAATGAATTTTGGTGCTTGGTCCACAGGTAATTTACTATTAGCAGCAATTGGGCTATCTATTTTATCCCTACCATACGCCGCTTCACTTATGCAGGAAGCATTATCATCAGTTGATATCAGTCTAAAGGAAAGCGCTTTAGCTTTGGGGGCAAGCAGGTTCACCGCCGGATTTAGAATAGTAAGCAAAGCTGCACTATCAGGAATTTTGAATTCAATAATTCTTACTATAAATAGAATTATAGGGGAAACTATTGTTGTATTAATGGTAGCCGGAGGAGCTGCCATAATTCCCAAATCAATATGGGATCCAGTTAGACCTTTGACCGCTGCTATAGCAAGCGAGATGGGGGAAGTACCCATAGGAAGTACACACTACTCTGCATTGTTTACAGCAGGTTTAATTTTGCTAATGATATCTTTTATTCTAACAATGATATCTAGAAGAGTAACGAGGAGTTGGAAAAGTTGA
- a CDS encoding phosphate ABC transporter substrate-binding protein PstS family protein, with the protein MKKVLLTLVLVGIALFSFAETLVIKGSNTIFPVAQLWIEELKDMYPNLTITLEGAGSSTGIAALFNGTTDIADSSRWLKESELEQMHEEGKYFIPIVLGYDGIAVIVNPNLGIDEITIEELASIYTGEITRWSQLNPNLPNQRIVVYSRNTASGTYETFVEKVLEGERMAPTVQMLESTHAEVQAVAQNSYAIAYTGVGYVTEDVKVLSVEGVQPTKMNILNSVYPISRPLYMFVDATNGYPQTGPVKQYLTFGLSKRGQELVEQAGYVAAYGF; encoded by the coding sequence GTGAAGAAAGTATTATTAACGTTAGTTTTGGTAGGCATAGCCCTTTTCAGTTTTGCAGAAACACTTGTTATAAAAGGTTCAAACACGATCTTTCCAGTAGCACAACTATGGATTGAAGAGTTAAAAGATATGTATCCCAATTTAACAATTACATTGGAGGGTGCGGGATCTTCAACCGGTATTGCAGCTTTATTCAACGGAACAACAGACATAGCTGACTCAAGTAGATGGCTTAAAGAATCGGAATTAGAACAAATGCATGAAGAAGGAAAATACTTCATTCCAATTGTTTTAGGATACGATGGAATAGCCGTTATAGTCAATCCAAATCTTGGAATAGATGAAATCACCATAGAAGAATTGGCAAGTATTTACACTGGCGAAATTACAAGATGGAGCCAATTGAATCCAAATTTACCAAACCAAAGGATAGTTGTATATTCAAGAAACACAGCCTCAGGGACTTACGAAACATTCGTAGAAAAAGTTTTAGAGGGTGAAAGAATGGCCCCAACGGTTCAGATGTTAGAATCAACCCACGCAGAAGTACAAGCAGTTGCTCAAAACTCATATGCTATAGCTTATACAGGCGTAGGTTATGTGACCGAAGACGTAAAGGTTTTATCAGTCGAAGGTGTACAACCAACAAAAATGAATATTTTAAATTCTGTTTATCCAATTTCAAGACCATTGTACATGTTTGTTGATGCGACAAATGGTTACCCTCAAACCGGACCAGTTAAACAATATTTAACATTTGGACTATCAAAACGAGGTCAAGAATTAGTTGAACAAGCTGGATATGTAGCAGCATACGGATTTTAA
- a CDS encoding RelA/SpoT family protein, whose protein sequence is MLIESKSYEKEVEKLLNVRLTKREKELIRAAYDLAEISHSGQYRDSGEEFFEHPKSVGLILAGLKMDVDTIIAGLLHDVVEDCGVSIDKIKDLFGIDVANIVSGVTKISNLKLNERLNEKDMKSLEKVETIRKMLFAMSEDIRVIIVKLADRLHNMRTLEFVDRKKQIAKADETLKIYAPIAHRLGIYKIKEELEDLSFRFLYPDTYFDLKTKIEEKLRLGQNRLDEYAQIIKQELDNQKIKAMVEGRSKHLYSIWDKMIRKGKTLDEIYDYIALRIITEDQNKCYAALGIIHSIWSPIPGRIKDYIATPKFNGYKSLHTTVITHKGDPLEIQIRDWKMHEEAEYGLAAHWVYKEGVSPEKLKFLNDLMELHKYIAQNAFELKDIETNLLSKEIFVFTPKGEIIHLPRGATPIDFAFAIHTEVGNHFSGAKVNGKLVPISYKLQTGDIVEILINRNFQGPSIDWLKYAHSPKTISKIKKYYRQKNEVELIEKGKDKFRELSKKLNFSMDEILEKLKEIGFYIKYNIKSDEEFFIKLSLQDISINTIRNIFTLSEKEEEKMVPTVEKSISNRKGISVLVDGEEGVESYFAKCCMPVPGDEIIGVITRRGIGIHRKDCKNIQDIDESKKVTAEWNEYNQNKFSTVLMIDVESKNVLNNVRNVINNEGGHIEKFEMTNNSNYLNIRIYLAVQNLKHLSLLSNKLKNSKGVYSVRRV, encoded by the coding sequence ATGTTGATTGAATCGAAAAGTTATGAGAAAGAGGTTGAAAAACTATTAAATGTTAGGCTTACCAAAAGAGAAAAAGAACTAATAAGAGCAGCTTATGATTTAGCTGAAATTTCTCATAGTGGTCAGTATAGAGATTCTGGTGAGGAATTTTTTGAGCATCCAAAAAGTGTTGGATTGATACTCGCCGGTTTAAAAATGGATGTCGATACGATAATAGCAGGTCTTTTGCACGATGTAGTTGAAGATTGTGGGGTTTCAATAGATAAAATAAAGGATCTTTTTGGTATCGATGTTGCAAATATAGTTTCAGGGGTCACCAAGATCAGTAATCTAAAGCTCAATGAACGACTAAACGAAAAAGACATGAAATCTTTGGAGAAAGTTGAGACTATCAGAAAGATGCTTTTTGCTATGTCCGAGGACATAAGAGTCATAATCGTTAAATTGGCTGATAGATTACATAATATGAGAACTTTAGAATTTGTCGATAGGAAAAAGCAAATAGCAAAAGCAGATGAAACTCTAAAAATATACGCCCCCATTGCTCATAGATTGGGGATTTATAAGATTAAGGAAGAGTTGGAGGATTTATCCTTTCGGTTTTTGTATCCTGATACGTATTTTGATTTAAAGACGAAAATCGAGGAAAAATTAAGACTTGGACAAAATCGGTTGGACGAATACGCGCAGATTATTAAACAAGAGCTTGATAATCAAAAAATCAAAGCAATGGTTGAAGGACGTTCTAAACATTTATATAGTATATGGGATAAGATGATTCGAAAAGGTAAAACTTTAGATGAAATCTATGATTACATTGCTCTTAGAATAATTACTGAAGATCAGAATAAATGTTACGCTGCTTTGGGAATAATTCATTCTATTTGGTCCCCTATTCCAGGAAGAATAAAAGATTATATTGCAACACCTAAATTCAATGGTTATAAATCACTGCATACAACTGTGATAACACATAAAGGAGATCCATTAGAAATACAAATTCGAGATTGGAAAATGCATGAAGAAGCCGAATACGGTTTAGCTGCTCATTGGGTTTATAAAGAGGGTGTTAGTCCGGAAAAATTAAAATTTCTTAATGATTTGATGGAGTTACATAAATATATAGCCCAAAATGCTTTTGAATTAAAAGACATCGAAACAAACCTTCTTTCAAAAGAAATTTTTGTATTTACACCCAAAGGAGAAATAATTCATTTGCCCAGAGGAGCAACACCTATTGATTTTGCTTTTGCTATTCATACTGAGGTTGGTAATCATTTTTCAGGAGCAAAAGTCAATGGTAAATTAGTTCCCATTTCATACAAATTGCAGACGGGTGATATAGTAGAGATACTGATCAATAGGAATTTTCAAGGACCTAGCATTGATTGGTTAAAATATGCTCATTCTCCTAAGACTATATCGAAGATAAAAAAATATTATCGACAAAAAAATGAAGTCGAGTTAATTGAAAAAGGTAAGGACAAGTTTAGAGAGCTTTCTAAAAAACTTAATTTTTCCATGGATGAAATTCTTGAAAAGTTGAAAGAAATAGGATTTTACATTAAATACAACATAAAAAGTGACGAAGAATTTTTTATAAAATTATCTTTACAAGATATCAGTATTAATACGATTAGAAATATTTTCACCTTAAGCGAAAAAGAAGAAGAAAAAATGGTCCCTACAGTTGAAAAATCTATTTCGAATAGAAAAGGTATCTCCGTTCTTGTTGATGGTGAAGAAGGTGTTGAGAGCTATTTCGCAAAATGTTGTATGCCTGTTCCGGGAGATGAAATTATAGGTGTGATAACTCGAAGAGGAATTGGTATACATAGAAAAGATTGTAAAAATATTCAAGATATTGATGAAAGTAAAAAGGTAACTGCTGAGTGGAACGAATACAATCAAAACAAATTTTCTACCGTATTAATGATTGATGTAGAGAGCAAAAATGTTTTAAATAACGTTAGAAATGTTATAAATAATGAAGGTGGACATATAGAAAAGTTTGAAATGACAAATAATTCTAATTACCTTAACATTAGGATATATCTAGCCGTCCAGAATTTAAAACATCTGAGCCTTTTAAGTAATAAATTGAAAAATTCTAAGGGTGTTTATTCTGTTAGGAGGGTATAA
- the dtd gene encoding D-aminoacyl-tRNA deacylase: MRAVVQRVAQASVTISDNIVAQIEKGLLVFLGISKSDQESDISWMADKIVNLRIFEDEQNKMNKSLLDVMGDVLVVSQFTLFGDCRKGRRPSFTDSATPEKAKVLYDEFLSYLKEKYPINVQQGEFQAHMKVNIINDGPVTLLLDSQKLF; this comes from the coding sequence TTGAGGGCTGTAGTTCAAAGAGTTGCACAAGCATCCGTAACTATTTCTGATAATATTGTTGCGCAAATAGAAAAAGGACTTCTGGTTTTCTTGGGTATTTCAAAGAGCGATCAAGAATCAGATATTAGCTGGATGGCTGATAAGATTGTAAATCTGAGAATTTTCGAAGACGAACAAAATAAAATGAATAAATCTTTATTAGATGTTATGGGTGATGTGCTTGTTGTTTCTCAATTTACTTTATTTGGTGACTGTAGAAAAGGGAGGAGGCCATCCTTCACTGATTCGGCAACTCCCGAGAAGGCTAAAGTTCTTTACGATGAGTTTCTTTCATACCTTAAAGAAAAATATCCTATAAACGTTCAACAAGGTGAGTTTCAAGCTCATATGAAAGTAAATATTATCAACGATGGTCCAGTGACTTTACTTTTAGATTCACAGAAACTATTTTGA